The Carettochelys insculpta isolate YL-2023 chromosome 9, ASM3395843v1, whole genome shotgun sequence genome includes the window agtactttaccaacaacagtagtgttggaaactgtaaacttatactgtatttgtatttgcttACTATACTATAGAGAGAATGTAACTAAACTTTATGTATAGTTAAAAGGTCAGTTATttgagttctggataatagaatgccatatataaaagagttcactgtatttgCTATTTGAACCCTGCAATGGGTGCAAGGTAAATGTGAAAGACATTCTCTCTGCGATGCCATGCCTGATATTCCCAGTAATGAGCAATTTTATTTCTGAGCCCCACTATAATGTGACTAGTTCTCATGCTTTCCCAGACCTTGTTTTCCCCATCTTTCCTTAACCATTGTTTACAGGAAACATGATGGCTGCATTGCAGGCAGCCCTGAAGAATCCTCCAATCAACACCAAGAACCAAGCAGTAAAGGTGAAATAGTCAATAACTTGCATTCATGTGACatgctctaatttttttcctaacTCCTTTAGCCCTCTAGTTTCTCACTGTTTCTCCAAAACTGATCAAGCTCTTCCAGGGTTGCCAAGCCATACTTGGCCCAAGTAAGCCTACAAAAGAGGCCCTAACATAGTAAGCATTGATTGGCTGTGTCCAGGCCATAATTTTAGCTAACAAGAACTTAAAAACTACAAGCACTTTAAGTAGAGCTTTGGCTATACCATATACACAAGATACCTGTCAGGAAGGGTTCTCAAGAACTAGTTTTTGAGTGTTATGAATGCCgaaagcagactgaaaaatgtGTATAGTTAAACTGTAGGTATCTGACTCATTGTAGCCGTCCGTTCATACCACTCTGATCAGAGGGGTGTTCTACTCTAAGCTTTAACTCTTTTTATATCTATTGGATTCCATGTTTGTTTTGTGACACCAGCCCAGACTTCTTAGTAAAGatttcctttccctccttccccaactGCCAGTCCTACAAATTCATTCCAGATTCTAACAGCCTAATCTTTCTAGCACAGGCATAATCAAGTAAGAGATTCTGTAGATAATTTTGCCCTCTCACATCTGACAAGTTTCCCTTATTGGAATTGTACTGTTGTCATTGAGGGTCTAGTAGGAATGTGGTGGCGTTGTAAAGGGGCTATTGCAActtagattattttgaaatagagggcaAATAAACATAACTTGCTCTACCAGTTAAGTTAGTTTTGCAGGGCTAACTGTAGTAAAGTATTAAAACTTTTGTCGTACACCTATTCCAGATCTTATACACCAGGTAGTGCCATTTGTACATAGTGTTGTTCCTTTTGGAAAAACGCTTAAAATATGACTGTCCCAAGGCCTTGGGGAAACCTGCAGACCTGGTAATTCTATAAATCTTTTCTGTTCTGAGTTTGTTCTTGGCTTCATTCTTATCTTGGGACATAGCCTCCCATCACATCTCAGATATGTAGCAGAAACTGTGAAGTTTCTCTAAATCAAATGGCTACAGGATGTATCTGCTCAAAGGGAAAGCCAATGGCTATAATTCCTATGGGAAGCGATGGCAGACGGTGCTTGTGCAGAGAATTATAGACGAGAGGAAGCCATTCTAACAGataaggggttttttttttttaaacaaaaagcagtcaagtagcactttaaagactagcaaaatagtttattaggtgagctttcgtgggacagacccactccttcagactttttttttttaattgtctctTGGGGTTTGATAGTGAACAGAGGAGGAAAATGACTCTTTGAGGGGAAGTTGATGCTTACAGAATGGATGATCGAAGTACTTACAAACCACACAAACTTTGATCCTGAAATGGCACCATGGTCAGTTCTCAAACCGTTTCTTGAAACACTTGGTGCTAGCAGCTGTCATATCTATGCTGAAATACAGTTCAGCTGTTTAACTGTGACTTCAAATGTTGCTGGTCTGTGTAAATTAAGCAATCATGCTACCAGAGCTGTTTCATGCAGATAATGCTGGCTGTGCTTTAAAATATTCCACAAAATCCTTGGAAAATATTGAGCACTATAACTACTACTACAAATTCTGTGCACATAATGTGGGAAGAGAGGCCTAATTCAGAGTAAAGCTAAGGTCTCAGCTGAGTGAGGGAGAGGGATAGTTtggtggttagagcattgacccagggttgtgagctcaactgagggggcctttcaagggtctggggcaggttggatttaaaaaaaaatgtcagggatggtgcttggtcctgccaagagggttgggggctggactcgatgacctctcttggtcccttccagccttacgaGATATGTATATATCTCCCTGTTTCTAGCTCAGACCTTGCTGAGTAAGAATGTAAAATACCATTAATTGGTTAGTTCACATTTAATTGGTTAGCCAATTAAATTGGCTGGGGAGGCTGCAAatggggggctgctctggctggcctggcatgccagagactggggctgctccagccgggtTGGAGCATCCCTGTCCATGGCGCTGCCACGGGTGTGGGGTGCttcagcacagctggagcagctcctgttcACCACAGTCTGGTCCAGAAGCACTGCAGAGTAAGGGTACTCTAGCTGGGTCAAAGCAGACCCACTCCTGACACGATGTGGGCAGGGGTGCTctggccaggccagagcagcccctgtccgtGACAGGCTAAAGACTGCTCTGGCTTGCACTGGTTAACGTCCCTGGTGCTGAGTAGGGATACTGGTGAATTTGAGAGCAGGGACTCCTTTAAGATCATTTCTGGTCCACAGAAGTGCTGTCTATCTCAACAAAATGTAAAATATGAGGTAACTTAGGTGGTCAGAAGGACACCAATCAAACCCTTAGATCTATTGTGTGTTTCAGTTGGAAAACTTAACTGTCCAGTCAATGAATATTAACAGTGAAAGTTCAGTACCACCCTTTTACTACGGGTGGAGTCCTGCAAACAAAAGCCAGGCTTGGTGAGCAGAAATAGACGCTTAGAAGAGAACAAGTGTGTTACAAATGCAACAAAGAAAGTGAGGTTTCTCTTGTTTGAGATTAGCTTCCTTCCATCAAATGGGTATGTGCTACCCCTTTAATTTGTTATCTAAAACTTAATTTCAAATTAATTACATATTGTAAATTGAAACTTCATTAGAATTAAAAGACTGTAGCAAAGTCAGTGGAGGTCATGCTGTCGTAGGGCAGTGGCAGACATCTCTTGGGCAGAATGCTTGACAAGTTGGTATGTGCATTTGAGCTGCCTtaatgtaacttatttttaattgcTAACAACAGAAAATCTCCTCCTAGAGGTTGAGAGATCATTAATATTTGACTTTAGGCCATGTTGTTCTAACTTGTGACTTTTCCTCTTGTTTACAGGATCGTGCCGAAAGCATTGTCCTAAAAGTCCTCATCTCTTTCAAAGCTAATGATATTGAAAAAGCAGTACAGTCTCTGGACAAGAATGGAGTTGATCTGCTAATGAAATACATCTACAAGGGGTTTGAGAGCCCTTCTGACAACAGCAGTGCTGTGTTACTGCAGTGGCATGAAAAGGTGTGTAAGTCTGTTGCTTTTGGCCTGATAAGTTGCTTTAACAGAGATTCGTACATTCTGAATTCTGTCTCAAGTCCATTAGGAATTCCTTCTTTCCCTTAAAGGTCCAGTGTTTCCATTACAACAGTTGAGGTGGAAAGGAGAAAGTACCCCAAGGAACCACGTGAAATTAATCTGCACTTCATATTATATATAGATGCATGTGCATTCTAAAAATGGTTATATAAATCACGATCAAAGAATGACAATGCATGTTTGCTAAAAAATTGTCATCTTGCACTGAGACAGTATAATCTGAATGTCAAAGAAGGGGACgtagctgggaatagaacctaaGAGTCCTGACTCTCCCAGTAACAGACTTAAAAATTATCTAATGGCCGAACCCATTCCCTCTATAAAATGAATAGTAATGCTTCCCTGTTGCAGAGTGCTGATGTTTAATATCTGGAGAGCACATTGAGATGTTTGCATAAAATGCACTGAAGTCCAACCAGTAATTGTTTTGATCTGTGGTCACATGGTTTTGTATTGACTGTTGCTTCTCTGTTTTCAGGCTCTTGCTGCTGGAGGTGTAGGGTCCATTGTCCGTGTCTTGACTGCCAGAAAAACAGTTTAAATCCAGCAGCCAGtgactgcctgctgtgggtgtgcAAAATGCTGGTACAATGACCAAAACAACCAAATGCCATTGCTGCCCTGGGGGTAGCATCTGTCTCTCAGCTTGCCTTCTTGCTTCCTCTTTCATATCTATGACAAAAAATGCATATCTGATTTCCTGTTGTTGTTTGAGTAAAAAGAGAGGTGCCATTTTCTTTGATAGGGAATATTTGGTACTCTAAAGCATTTCAGTGACATGTACACAAGTCTTTGCATAAGATGATTTACATTCACATATGATCATGGCAGATTTTGACCTGACTTTCCAAGCAGATGCTGA containing:
- the ARPC5 gene encoding actin-related protein 2/3 complex subunit 5, with product MAKNTVSSARFRRVDVDEYDENKFVDEEEGGDGQAGPDEGEVDSCLRQGNMMAALQAALKNPPINTKNQAVKDRAESIVLKVLISFKANDIEKAVQSLDKNGVDLLMKYIYKGFESPSDNSSAVLLQWHEKALAAGGVGSIVRVLTARKTV